The following are encoded in a window of Megalopta genalis isolate 19385.01 chromosome 6, iyMegGena1_principal, whole genome shotgun sequence genomic DNA:
- the PGAP1 gene encoding GPI inositol-deacylase isoform X1 — translation MILIKSILVYCLSFSLLMLLLLFYILGAARYVTDFEENTCDMTYMFEYPQYVRISLDNEIEERYPRYGLYAYGEGFVTEKHRRMYFSGIPVLFIPGNAGSHEQVRSLASVSLRKSLKERTPFHFDYFTVSLGKDYSALYGGVLMDETFYVSHCIQKILSLYKSSVENVILIGHSMASVIAKGSVLLSSNTNTSVTNIIITLATPHMPTLILDRTFANYYYNLENRLNEIKDAGISIISIGGGSRDTLVTTTQLLDPTADINVLSTSIPDVWKSTDHLSILWCKQLVLAIVCSLFDSVSVSHRPPRISSNSEERMQALKYHFHHRIYGKRLYHSKETIQFEPGGEWIEDIRRQYTWSSKSSSRRTPIYLMIRLTGQPDELTIDTINLESKDWLFVCTASSIQGQSRVCTWGWNLSNRTLLLPDRLHRPRKIVDLNLQEVNYPGATHIVVRITPNDLDEHVLVNVDLYSHEARYVPIKRSMPLFNILFKKPQIKKSDIGHVRYYTTIDSSINVVTVELVSECKDVTHNVEAIVELCEAGSIGVSQIQFFTSIDNGPKTMKIQTDYKQFNVSPYLRLTLNPACSYMFNIQEGGIIDRISIIVRDRWYLLYTTIISLLLLLLSIRINHSREQLPTIVVTIFLSYYYGLIFECLIAMAILSAFTIGLCCSIIFLGSVAHGIAVRFLARAITFSTTWSDWLLGGLNQLPFITTIFVVSIIPATCGALAMIISVFLYFLNLTKMYEDYLEELLMASLQHFNWTRRFRSAKNDPEEHEDTRQKILNHLILFLLWCFTAIPAIPSVLVWAKNFSYDIRLTTEDPLLHQSWIILVVCSTLGWLQIPPKYQAIRSQVLASILYFIGWIILLMGAASHPQFYQYYIPPVVAGIASLITLNFITS, via the exons atgatactGATTAAGTCTATATTAGTCTATTGCTTGAGTTTTTCACTTTTAATGttgcttcttttattttacattctTGGAGCTGCTCGTTATGTTACGGATTTTGaagaaaatacttgcgatatgacatATATGTTTGAATATCCACAATATGTG AGAATCTCTTTGGATAATGAAATAGAAGAACGATATCCTAGATATGGACTATACGCATATGGAGAGGGTTTTGTTACGGAAAAGCATAGAAGAATGTATTTCTCAGGAATACCTGTTCTTTTTATACCAGGAAATGCTGGATCTCATGAGCAAG TAAGATCTCTTGCATCAGTGAGTTTAAGGAAAAGTTTAAAAGAGCGAACTCCATTTCACTTTGACTATTTTACAGTTTCATTGGGCAAGGATTATTCTGCTTTATATGGAG GTGTATTAATGGATGAAACTTTCTATGTTTCACACTGTATACAAAAAATTTTAAGTTTATACAAGTCCAGTGTAGAAAATGTTATACTTATAGGGCATTCAATGGCAA GTGTTATTGCTAAAGGTTCTGTCTTACTAAGTTCTAACACAAATACCAGTGTGacaaatataattataacttTAGCTACTCCTCATATGCCTACATTGATATTGGACAGGACTTTcgccaattattattataatttagaaaaccgtttaaatgaaataaaagatgCAGGAATAAGCATTATATCAATAGGAGGTGGATCAAGAGATACACTTGTGACTACAACACAACTATTAGATCCTACTGCAGATATTAATGTTCTTTCGACCAGTATTCCAGATGTGTGGAAATCTACAGACCATTTGAGCATTCTTTGGTGTAAACAATTAGTTCTTGCTATTGTGTGTTCATTATTTGACTCTGTTAGTGTTTCTCATAGACCTCCCAGAATTTCTTCCAATTCTGAAGAGAGAATGCAAGctttaaaatatcattttcatCAT CGTATTTATGGAAAAAGATTATATCACTCAAAAGAAACAATACAATTTGAGCCTGGTGGTGAATGGATAGAAGATATTCGAAGGCAGTATACATGGAGCAGCAAAAGTTCATCTAGAAGAACACCTATTTACCTTATGATTAGACTGACTGGGCAACCAGATGAATTAACTATTGATACTATAAACTTGGAATCTAAAGACTGGTTATTTGTTTGCACAGCATCCAGTATACAAGGACAATCAAGAGTTTG TACTTGGGGTTGGAATTTGTCAAACAGAACACTACTTCTACCAGATCGTCTACATCGTCCGAGAAAAATTGTTGACTTAAATCTTCAAGAAGTCAACTATCCTGGTGCAACACATATTGTAGTACGAATTACTCCAAACGACTTAGATGAACATGTTTTAGTAAATGTTGATTTATATTCTCATGAAGCAAGATATGTACCCATTAAGAGAAGTATGCCTTTATTcaacattttatttaaaaaacccCAAATTAAAAAGTCAGATATTGGACATGTGAGATATTATACTACTATTGATAGCAGTATAAACGTCGTGACAGTTGAATTAGTATCTGAATGTAAGGATGTAACGCATAATGTTGAAGCGATTGTCGAATTATGCGAGGCAGGGAGCATCGGTGTCTCACAAATTCAATTTTTCACATCCAT AGATAATGGGCCGAAAACGATGAAAATTCAGACGGACTATAAACAATTTAACGTTTCCCCATATTTAAGATTAACATTAAATCCAGCATGTTCTTATATGTTCAATATTCAGGAAGGTGGTATTATAGACAGAATTTCTATTATTGTTAGGGATCGCTGGTACTTACTATATACAACAATTATTAGCTTACTCTTATTACTTCTCTCAATAAGAATTAATCATAGCCGTGAACAACTTCCAACTATAGTAGTTACAATATTTCTTTCATACTATTATGGTTTAATCTTTGAGTGTTTGATTGCTATGGCAATTCTTTCTGCATTCACCATTGGACTGTGCtgttcaattatatttttgGGTTCAGTAGCACATGGTATTGCTGTAAG ATTTTTAGCACGTGCTATTACATTTTCAACAACGTGGTCAGACTGGCTACTTGGTGGATTAAATCAATTGCCCTTTATAACAACCATTTTTGTTGTATCCATAATTCCTGCAACTTGCGGAGCTTTAGCCATGATAATATCGGTATTTCTGTATTTCTTAAATCTAACAAAAATGTATGAAGACTATTTAGAAGAACTTTTAATGGCTTCACTGCAACATTTTAATTGGACGAGACGATTTAGAAGTGCGAAAAATGATCCTGAAGAACATGAAGATACTAGACAAAAAATATTGAATCATCTTATTCTTTTCTTACTTTGGTGTTTTACTGCTATTCCAGCTATACCATCTGTTTTAGTTTGGGCAAAAAATTTCAG TTATGACATTAGGTTGACCACTGAAGATCCTTTGCTACACCAAAGCTGGATAATCTTAGTAGTATGCAGTACATTAGGCTGGCTACAAATTCCTCCTAAGTATCAAGCAAttcgatcacaagtattagccagcatattatattttatagggTGGATTATACTTTTAATGGGAGCTGCATCGCATCCACAattttatcaatattatataccACCTGTAGTCGCTGGAATTGCTAGTCTCATTACATTGAACTTTATTACgtcttaa
- the LOC143259742 gene encoding uncharacterized protein LOC143259742, with amino-acid sequence MSQNNVEFTAQGASEPPEPVVDECGRAGPAQRSSDYCFSGRVEPLALPMHTATGKKYGADAGSARTKQQRKDKDIRVSLTRIDSAATNPARDAEGRKSTGKPGRGDTGDTTRNHAAEDLWVHPTLSVGSGESGTSREQQLDGCPIEGDEAVPTAKSGTAGETRMDRGEGTVVRKAKPAPTPTPRGAKGLRRTPTTAAVAITVAEGGKLTYAEVVEMAREKVSLTELGIETGVRPRRSRTGGLLLELKGPECQQKAEKLAERVAAVLDGTGARVAQPMKRADLRITGLDDSVKIEEIF; translated from the exons ATGTCTCAGAACAATGTTGAGTTTACTGCTCAGGGGGCTTCGGAACCCCCAGAGCCCGTTGTGGACGAGTGTGGGCGAGCAGGCCCCGCACAACGGTCATCCGATTACTGCTTTTCGGGTAGGGTGGAACCCCTGGCTCTCCCGATGCACACGGCTACAGGAAAGAAATACGGGGCGGACGCTGGGAGTGCCCGCACCAAACAACAGAGGAAAGATAAGGACATCCGAGTAAGCTTGACAAGGATTGACTCAGCGGCGACCAACCCGGCGAGGGACGCTGAAGGGCGCAAGTCAACAGGGAAACCCGGCCGGGGGGACACTGGAGACACCACCAGGAACCATGCGGCCGAGGATCTTTGGGTGCATCCGACCCTTAGCGTGGGATCAG GAGAAAGCGGGACCAGTCGCGAACAACAACTGGACGGATGTCCAATCGAAGGCGACGAAGCCGTGCCGACCGCAAAAAGTGGAACTGCGGGTGAGACGCGAATGGACCGGGGGGAGGGAACCGTGGTGCGAAAAGCGAAACCGGCCCCGACTCCGACACCGAGAGGGGCGAAAGGTTTGAGGCGTACCCCGACCACTGCGGCCGTCGCGATCACCGTGGCGGAGGGAGGAAAGCTGACCTATGCTGAGGTGGTGGAGATGGCCCGCGAGAAGGTCTCGCTGACTGAGCTGGGCATCGAGACAGGGGTGCGGCCTAGAAGGTCCAGAACGGGCGGTCTCCTACTGGAGTTGAAGGGGCCTGAGTGCCAGCAAAAGGCCGAAAAGCTGGCAGAGAGGGTGGCTGCTGTCCTGGATGGCACGGGGGCCAGGGTTGCCCAGCCCATGAAACGGGCCGACCTGCGGATTACCGGTCTGGATGACTCCGTCAAAATAGAGGAG
- the Ppib gene encoding peptidylprolyl isomerase B (cyclophilin B) yields MRLLLLVGLAVSVFSSSSNADDKKGPKVTDKVWFDITVDGESIGRVEIGLFGKTVPKTVKNFVELAKKPQGEGYKGSKFHRVIREFMIQGGDFTRGDGTGGHSIYGNRFEDENFKLKHYGAGWLSMANAGKDTNGSQFFITVKQTPWLDGRHVVFGKVIKGMDVVRKIENVGTDTRDKPTKDVVIADSGAEVIAEPFSVSKEDAID; encoded by the exons atgagATTACTTTTATTAGTGGGTCTCGCGGTATCAGTCTTCAGTTCGAGTAGCAATGCCGATGATAAAAAGGGTCCGAAAGTAACGGATAAG GTTTGGTTCGATATAACCGTTGATGGGGAATCTATAGGGAGAGTTGAAATTGGTCTTTTTGGAAAGACTGTACCAAAAACAGTTAAGAACTTTGTAGAATTGGCTAAGAAACCCCAGGGAGAAGGATACAAGGGTAGTAAATTCCATAGAGTTATTCGTGAATTTATGATTCAAGGAGGAGACTTCACAAGGGGAGATGGAACAGGag GTCATAGCATTTATGGAAACCGTTTCGAAGATGAAAACTTCAAATTGAAGCATTATGGTGCTGGATGGTTGTCTATGGCAAATGCTGGAAAAGACACCAATGGTTCTCAATTTTTCATTACTGTGAAGCAAACTCCATGGCTTGATGGTAGACACGTTGTCTTTGGCAAAGTAATCAAAGGAATG GATGTAGTAcggaaaattgaaaatgtaggtACTGATACTCGAGATAAACCAACCAAGGATGTTGTAATTGCTGATAGTGGAGCAGAAGTTATAGCAGAGCCATTCAGTGTATCAAAAGAAGATGCTATTGATTAA
- the STUB1 gene encoding STIP1 homology and U-box containing protein 1, whose translation MSKMYTTANLSDKELKEQGNRLFGLHKYEDAACCYTKAIIKNPSQALYFTNRALCHLKLKRWESSCQDCRRALDIDPCLVKGHFFLGLALVELELFDEAVKHLQRAVDLAKEQKLNYGDEMTSILRQARKRRFQLREEQRIAQDIELQSYLHQLIVEDAERSIVALKEQEVTKDTNGKTESEAASDTFTKKKEEIEEKRDTCTARLNDLFEKVDERRRKREVPDYLCGKISFEILQEPVITPSGITYERKDIEEHLQRVGHFDPVTRVRLTQDQLIPNLAMKEVVDTFLQENEWALYY comes from the exons ATGAGTAAAATGTACACAACCGCAAACCTTTCTGACAAAGAGTTAAAAGAACAAGGAAATCGTCTTTTCGGTCTTCACAAATATGAAGATGCGGCGTGCTGCTACACTAAAGCAATT ATTAAAAATCCATCTCAAGCATTGTATTTCACAAATCGTGCTTTGTGCCACTTAAAACTTAAACGATGGGAATCATCCTGCCAAGATTGTAGACGAGCTCTAGACATCGATCCATGTTTAGTGAAAGGTCATTTTTTCCTGGGTCTCGCACTGGTGGAATTGGAACTTTTCGATGAAGCTGTTAAACATTTGCAGAGAG CTGTTGATTTGGCAAAAGAACAAAAATTGAATTACGGGGATGAGATGACTAGTATTCTGAGGCAAGCCAGGAAACGTCGTTTTCAATTAAGAGAGGAGCAAAGGATAGCACAAGATATTGAATTACAATCATATTTACATCAATTGATAGTAGAAGATGCTGAACGAAGCATTGTTGCATTGAAAGAACAAGAAGTAACAAAAGATACAAATGGGAAAACTGAAAGCGAAGCTGCATCTGATACattcacaaaaaaaaaagaagaaatagaaGAAAAAAGGGATACATGTACGGCACGTCTTAATGACTTATTTGAAAAAGTGGATGAACGACGAAGG AAGAGGGAAGTACCTGATTATTTATGTGGAAAAATTAGTTTTGAAATTTTGCAAGAACCAGTAATTACACCAAGTGGAATTACGTACGAGAGAAAAGACATAGAAGAACATTTACAAAGGGTGGGTCATTTTGATCCAGTTACTAGAGTTCGTTTAACTCAAGATCAGTTGATCCCAAACTTAGCAATGAAAGAAGTAGTAGACACGTTCCTACAAGAAAACGAGTGggcattatattattaa
- the PGAP1 gene encoding GPI inositol-deacylase isoform X2, with product MNRISLDNEIEERYPRYGLYAYGEGFVTEKHRRMYFSGIPVLFIPGNAGSHEQVRSLASVSLRKSLKERTPFHFDYFTVSLGKDYSALYGGVLMDETFYVSHCIQKILSLYKSSVENVILIGHSMASVIAKGSVLLSSNTNTSVTNIIITLATPHMPTLILDRTFANYYYNLENRLNEIKDAGISIISIGGGSRDTLVTTTQLLDPTADINVLSTSIPDVWKSTDHLSILWCKQLVLAIVCSLFDSVSVSHRPPRISSNSEERMQALKYHFHHRIYGKRLYHSKETIQFEPGGEWIEDIRRQYTWSSKSSSRRTPIYLMIRLTGQPDELTIDTINLESKDWLFVCTASSIQGQSRVCTWGWNLSNRTLLLPDRLHRPRKIVDLNLQEVNYPGATHIVVRITPNDLDEHVLVNVDLYSHEARYVPIKRSMPLFNILFKKPQIKKSDIGHVRYYTTIDSSINVVTVELVSECKDVTHNVEAIVELCEAGSIGVSQIQFFTSIDNGPKTMKIQTDYKQFNVSPYLRLTLNPACSYMFNIQEGGIIDRISIIVRDRWYLLYTTIISLLLLLLSIRINHSREQLPTIVVTIFLSYYYGLIFECLIAMAILSAFTIGLCCSIIFLGSVAHGIAVRFLARAITFSTTWSDWLLGGLNQLPFITTIFVVSIIPATCGALAMIISVFLYFLNLTKMYEDYLEELLMASLQHFNWTRRFRSAKNDPEEHEDTRQKILNHLILFLLWCFTAIPAIPSVLVWAKNFSYDIRLTTEDPLLHQSWIILVVCSTLGWLQIPPKYQAIRSQVLASILYFIGWIILLMGAASHPQFYQYYIPPVVAGIASLITLNFITS from the exons ATGAAT AGAATCTCTTTGGATAATGAAATAGAAGAACGATATCCTAGATATGGACTATACGCATATGGAGAGGGTTTTGTTACGGAAAAGCATAGAAGAATGTATTTCTCAGGAATACCTGTTCTTTTTATACCAGGAAATGCTGGATCTCATGAGCAAG TAAGATCTCTTGCATCAGTGAGTTTAAGGAAAAGTTTAAAAGAGCGAACTCCATTTCACTTTGACTATTTTACAGTTTCATTGGGCAAGGATTATTCTGCTTTATATGGAG GTGTATTAATGGATGAAACTTTCTATGTTTCACACTGTATACAAAAAATTTTAAGTTTATACAAGTCCAGTGTAGAAAATGTTATACTTATAGGGCATTCAATGGCAA GTGTTATTGCTAAAGGTTCTGTCTTACTAAGTTCTAACACAAATACCAGTGTGacaaatataattataacttTAGCTACTCCTCATATGCCTACATTGATATTGGACAGGACTTTcgccaattattattataatttagaaaaccgtttaaatgaaataaaagatgCAGGAATAAGCATTATATCAATAGGAGGTGGATCAAGAGATACACTTGTGACTACAACACAACTATTAGATCCTACTGCAGATATTAATGTTCTTTCGACCAGTATTCCAGATGTGTGGAAATCTACAGACCATTTGAGCATTCTTTGGTGTAAACAATTAGTTCTTGCTATTGTGTGTTCATTATTTGACTCTGTTAGTGTTTCTCATAGACCTCCCAGAATTTCTTCCAATTCTGAAGAGAGAATGCAAGctttaaaatatcattttcatCAT CGTATTTATGGAAAAAGATTATATCACTCAAAAGAAACAATACAATTTGAGCCTGGTGGTGAATGGATAGAAGATATTCGAAGGCAGTATACATGGAGCAGCAAAAGTTCATCTAGAAGAACACCTATTTACCTTATGATTAGACTGACTGGGCAACCAGATGAATTAACTATTGATACTATAAACTTGGAATCTAAAGACTGGTTATTTGTTTGCACAGCATCCAGTATACAAGGACAATCAAGAGTTTG TACTTGGGGTTGGAATTTGTCAAACAGAACACTACTTCTACCAGATCGTCTACATCGTCCGAGAAAAATTGTTGACTTAAATCTTCAAGAAGTCAACTATCCTGGTGCAACACATATTGTAGTACGAATTACTCCAAACGACTTAGATGAACATGTTTTAGTAAATGTTGATTTATATTCTCATGAAGCAAGATATGTACCCATTAAGAGAAGTATGCCTTTATTcaacattttatttaaaaaacccCAAATTAAAAAGTCAGATATTGGACATGTGAGATATTATACTACTATTGATAGCAGTATAAACGTCGTGACAGTTGAATTAGTATCTGAATGTAAGGATGTAACGCATAATGTTGAAGCGATTGTCGAATTATGCGAGGCAGGGAGCATCGGTGTCTCACAAATTCAATTTTTCACATCCAT AGATAATGGGCCGAAAACGATGAAAATTCAGACGGACTATAAACAATTTAACGTTTCCCCATATTTAAGATTAACATTAAATCCAGCATGTTCTTATATGTTCAATATTCAGGAAGGTGGTATTATAGACAGAATTTCTATTATTGTTAGGGATCGCTGGTACTTACTATATACAACAATTATTAGCTTACTCTTATTACTTCTCTCAATAAGAATTAATCATAGCCGTGAACAACTTCCAACTATAGTAGTTACAATATTTCTTTCATACTATTATGGTTTAATCTTTGAGTGTTTGATTGCTATGGCAATTCTTTCTGCATTCACCATTGGACTGTGCtgttcaattatatttttgGGTTCAGTAGCACATGGTATTGCTGTAAG ATTTTTAGCACGTGCTATTACATTTTCAACAACGTGGTCAGACTGGCTACTTGGTGGATTAAATCAATTGCCCTTTATAACAACCATTTTTGTTGTATCCATAATTCCTGCAACTTGCGGAGCTTTAGCCATGATAATATCGGTATTTCTGTATTTCTTAAATCTAACAAAAATGTATGAAGACTATTTAGAAGAACTTTTAATGGCTTCACTGCAACATTTTAATTGGACGAGACGATTTAGAAGTGCGAAAAATGATCCTGAAGAACATGAAGATACTAGACAAAAAATATTGAATCATCTTATTCTTTTCTTACTTTGGTGTTTTACTGCTATTCCAGCTATACCATCTGTTTTAGTTTGGGCAAAAAATTTCAG TTATGACATTAGGTTGACCACTGAAGATCCTTTGCTACACCAAAGCTGGATAATCTTAGTAGTATGCAGTACATTAGGCTGGCTACAAATTCCTCCTAAGTATCAAGCAAttcgatcacaagtattagccagcatattatattttatagggTGGATTATACTTTTAATGGGAGCTGCATCGCATCCACAattttatcaatattatataccACCTGTAGTCGCTGGAATTGCTAGTCTCATTACATTGAACTTTATTACgtcttaa